In one Pasteuria penetrans genomic region, the following are encoded:
- a CDS encoding integrase core domain-containing protein, which yields MDIQHERLPNGTPVFVLSILDVFDRVVVFSDSYLSCKSRDVVKAVQTALDQYAENGEDKPVLRTDNGSQFISHEFHGFIEAEGIYHERIPVQSPNHNAHIESYHSLVRVNFFERFEFCDFKEFHKEHAAFVKHYNEEYCHGSLGNLTPHEYRKIMKQVPSGERSRVVKVI from the coding sequence ATGGACATCCAGCATGAGCGACTTCCCAATGGTACTCCAGTTTTCGTTCTGAGCATCCTCGATGTTTTTGATAGGGTTGTTGTCTTCTCTGACAGCTACCTATCCTGTAAATCAAGGGATGTAGTGAAGGCAGTTCAAACGGCCCTGGATCAATATGCTGAAAATGGAGAGGATAAGCCCGTACTACGGACAGACAATGGTTCGCAATTCATCAGTCATGAGTTTCATGGATTTATCGAAGCAGAAGGAATCTATCACGAACGAATACCTGTTCAATCACCCAACCACAATGCACACATCGAATCCTATCATAGCCTTGTGAGGGTCAATTTTTTTGAGAGGTTTGAGTTCTGTGATTTCAAAGAGTTTCATAAGGAACATGCTGCATTCGTAAAACATTACAATGAGGAATATTGTCATGGGAGTTTGGGAAATTTGACACCCCACGAGTACAGAAAAATTATGAAACAAGTCCCATCTGGGGAACGATCTAGAGTTGTAAAAGTGATCTAA
- a CDS encoding dipeptidase, translated as MWLDGHIDVLWRLWQTEKESKDLVEAERSLEASLAKQRRGGVKAAVYPLFFDPQKVPFSERRSVLRNQLRLFRTQLTAQGVIKLQKGSDFHTLLQSRAPGGLLAIEGVEGLQGDLNSLAWLHEAGVRQIGLTWNLENEAACGCHVANDTGLKPWGRELLTSMANHQGPWILDLAHAGPKTFRDVLNFADPTLPILVSHSASRHVFDHPRNLTDEQLRQLFRRKGLFGLALYPPILGKNPKKSTYDTVRKHIEHILELGGEDYLFFGSDFDGMGSNEPRVKGLKNAGMYPEFTKFLENNFGYIQTEKWTWSNSFKFYKKSLEKLMVHVMAQAKSS; from the coding sequence ATGTGGCTTGATGGTCATATCGATGTGTTATGGCGTTTATGGCAAACCGAGAAGGAGAGCAAAGATCTCGTCGAGGCAGAGCGAAGCCTGGAAGCTTCACTGGCCAAACAACGTAGGGGGGGGGTCAAAGCCGCTGTTTATCCCCTCTTTTTTGATCCCCAAAAGGTACCGTTCTCGGAGAGACGATCGGTTCTACGCAACCAACTAAGATTGTTTCGGACGCAACTCACCGCCCAAGGGGTCATAAAATTACAAAAAGGATCGGATTTTCATACATTACTCCAATCCAGGGCCCCGGGGGGATTACTTGCTATCGAGGGCGTTGAGGGCCTCCAGGGTGACCTTAACTCTCTGGCATGGCTTCATGAGGCAGGTGTACGCCAAATTGGTCTGACTTGGAACCTTGAAAATGAAGCTGCTTGCGGTTGCCACGTTGCTAACGACACCGGTTTAAAACCATGGGGGAGAGAATTGTTAACCTCCATGGCAAACCACCAGGGCCCCTGGATTTTAGACCTAGCCCACGCAGGTCCCAAAACCTTCCGAGACGTCCTGAATTTCGCCGATCCTACCCTACCTATCCTTGTTTCCCACTCCGCAAGCAGGCATGTCTTTGATCACCCCCGCAACTTGACAGATGAACAACTACGACAACTTTTCAGGCGCAAAGGCCTATTCGGACTCGCGCTCTACCCACCTATATTGGGAAAAAACCCCAAAAAGAGTACCTATGATACGGTCCGAAAACACATTGAACATATTCTTGAACTGGGTGGTGAAGATTACCTTTTCTTTGGATCTGACTTTGACGGCATGGGATCCAATGAACCGAGAGTAAAGGGATTGAAGAATGCCGGGATGTACCCTGAATTTACAAAATTTTTAGAAAACAATTTTGGTTATATCCAGACAGAAAAATGGACCTGGAGTAACTCATTTAAGTTCTACAAAAAGTCTCTGGAAAAGTTGATGGTCCATGTTATGGCGCAGGCTAAATCCTCATAA
- the ltrA gene encoding group II intron reverse transcriptase/maturase, with translation MDQATSDRNPSRGDIKKQEVLDAWFQVKHNGGTYGIDKVSIAKFETKIKQNLYKIWNRMNAGSYFPPKVRRVEIPKPDGGKRPLGIPTIGDRIAQTVVRNRLEPLLEPRFVSDSYGCRPGKSALEAVDKNRRRCWKYAWGIDLDIKGFFDNIPHDLLIRALEHCGIDKRMLRYCERWLKAPVQLPDGTIEERTKGTPQGGVISPLLANLFLHYALDRWLQEHHPDIEFERYVDDVILHCENQAQAENLLKELQQRMAQCGLELHPRKTKIFYCKDGWKTGKHKGTSFDFLGFTFCPRQAVTRVGRRRFLGYNPAISRKSRKKIAKRGKEIRKHVRPDMELHEVAEMSNPILRGWVNYYGAFYPSHLRKALVRSFDDNVLAWWARKKYKKLGSRRKARRWIQYIRGKYGDLFAHWHVLEAKMGQ, from the coding sequence TTGGATCAGGCAACATCAGATCGTAACCCGTCCAGGGGCGATATCAAAAAGCAGGAGGTACTAGATGCATGGTTCCAGGTTAAGCACAATGGTGGAACATATGGGATAGATAAGGTATCTATTGCCAAATTTGAAACCAAGATAAAGCAAAACCTATACAAGATATGGAACCGAATGAATGCAGGGTCTTATTTCCCGCCCAAGGTCCGAAGGGTGGAAATCCCGAAGCCAGACGGTGGGAAGAGACCTCTCGGAATACCCACAATAGGAGATAGGATAGCCCAGACGGTAGTTAGGAACCGACTCGAACCCCTTCTGGAACCACGCTTTGTTTCCGATTCTTACGGATGTCGCCCGGGGAAATCTGCCTTGGAGGCGGTAGATAAGAATAGGAGACGCTGCTGGAAATATGCCTGGGGGATTGATCTTGACATAAAGGGATTCTTTGACAATATACCGCATGACCTGCTCATCAGAGCATTGGAGCATTGTGGCATTGATAAAAGAATGCTCCGTTATTGTGAGAGATGGCTAAAAGCCCCGGTGCAACTACCCGATGGAACTATCGAAGAAAGGACTAAGGGCACACCACAAGGGGGTGTAATAAGTCCCCTACTGGCCAATTTGTTCCTGCACTATGCCCTAGATCGATGGTTGCAGGAACATCATCCAGATATTGAGTTTGAAAGATATGTGGATGACGTGATCCTTCATTGTGAAAATCAAGCCCAAGCTGAAAATCTTCTGAAAGAATTGCAACAGAGAATGGCTCAGTGTGGTTTGGAGCTGCATCCGAGAAAAACCAAAATCTTCTACTGCAAGGACGGCTGGAAGACGGGGAAGCACAAAGGAACATCCTTTGACTTCCTGGGGTTCACGTTTTGCCCGCGTCAGGCCGTAACCCGCGTGGGGAGAAGAAGGTTTCTGGGATACAATCCAGCCATCAGCCGAAAATCGAGGAAGAAGATAGCGAAACGGGGGAAGGAAATAAGAAAACACGTGAGGCCAGACATGGAATTGCATGAGGTGGCGGAAATGTCCAATCCCATATTGAGGGGCTGGGTGAACTACTATGGTGCCTTTTATCCCTCACATCTGAGGAAAGCTTTAGTACGTAGCTTCGATGACAACGTTTTGGCCTGGTGGGCCAGAAAGAAGTACAAGAAGCTCGGTAGCAGGCGAAAGGCTCGAAGGTGGATCCAGTATATACGAGGAAAGTACGGGGACCTGTTCGCCCACTGGCACGTATTAGAAGCAAAGATGGGGCAATAA
- a CDS encoding YitT family protein gives MTSSDIGAEKMRMGKRLSIEIHGLWEDILQFRNPKAWMDLFRYLLILFLCCTLMSFAVYLFFKPATLGTSGFSGIALLLDYVFHTNISDVYFYMNVPFVIWGFFLLGRRFVLHSAAGISVFYLCLKILEPLQNLHQYHVQNEWISILFGGFLFGLGAGFALKMGGNTGGVDLVALINRYFTGIKLNYTIWAFDSSVILFAWYKLGTGTVLYTLANILVYTTTMRIVLEGFHRSRTVV, from the coding sequence ATGACTTCATCGGACATTGGTGCAGAAAAGATGCGTATGGGAAAAAGGCTATCGATTGAAATACATGGCCTGTGGGAAGATATTCTTCAATTTCGTAACCCAAAGGCTTGGATGGACCTGTTTCGTTATCTATTGATCCTCTTCTTATGTTGCACGCTCATGAGTTTCGCTGTATATTTGTTCTTCAAGCCTGCCACCTTAGGCACAAGTGGTTTCTCCGGTATAGCCCTCCTTCTCGATTATGTGTTCCACACCAATATCTCCGATGTCTATTTCTATATGAATGTTCCCTTCGTTATCTGGGGTTTTTTCCTTCTAGGAAGGAGGTTCGTCCTGCATTCAGCGGCTGGGATCTCTGTATTCTACCTCTGTCTAAAAATATTGGAACCCCTCCAAAATCTCCACCAATATCACGTCCAAAATGAGTGGATTTCCATTTTATTTGGCGGTTTCCTGTTCGGTCTAGGCGCCGGATTTGCTCTCAAAATGGGGGGAAATACCGGGGGTGTGGATCTCGTAGCACTCATCAACCGTTACTTTACCGGGATCAAGCTCAACTACACGATTTGGGCCTTCGATTCCTCTGTAATCCTATTCGCCTGGTATAAACTAGGCACTGGAACCGTTCTTTACACACTCGCCAACATCCTCGTTTACACCACCACCATGCGAATTGTCCTCGAAGGATTCCATCGTTCCCGCACCGTAGTGTAA
- a CDS encoding YitT family protein — MKQYMAREWEVFTKDLRQLRKPQTWPNILLHVSTVFLGCLLIAATVNFFVVPARFGDGGFTGIAILINYMNGIDIEYVVPWLNIPLVLFGIPFLGYRLIFHTVLGVTLISLAFHLTSPLKSFTSWHVHDPWITVLFGGAMMGLGLGTVLRVGGNTGGTDLVALMVKRFAGVPLNWTLFACDASVLSFALYYLGLKKFLHTLAYMLVYTLVIKVILENLDSSRAVTIISSQARVIIQEIKNGKLNHGATVLKGQGSYTHQQRDIIYTVVPTHELKTLRTLVGDTDPTALVIVGSVRKVLGIKFPPLKNHSPQETPPETTSTPDPSVRSTLS, encoded by the coding sequence ATGAAACAATATATGGCCAGGGAGTGGGAGGTTTTTACCAAGGATCTCCGACAATTGCGGAAGCCACAAACGTGGCCAAACATTCTCCTCCATGTATCCACCGTTTTCTTGGGCTGCCTACTCATAGCCGCAACCGTCAATTTCTTCGTTGTACCCGCCCGTTTTGGTGACGGTGGTTTTACAGGGATTGCTATATTAATCAACTACATGAATGGAATAGACATAGAATATGTGGTTCCGTGGTTGAATATCCCCCTGGTGCTTTTCGGCATCCCCTTCCTCGGATATCGGCTCATTTTCCATACCGTGCTCGGTGTCACCCTTATCTCCCTTGCATTTCACCTCACTAGTCCCCTAAAATCTTTTACATCCTGGCATGTCCATGACCCCTGGATTACGGTTCTATTCGGTGGTGCTATGATGGGACTGGGTCTGGGCACGGTGTTGCGCGTTGGTGGTAATACCGGGGGAACCGACTTGGTAGCCCTCATGGTAAAGCGTTTTGCCGGTGTTCCATTGAATTGGACGCTTTTTGCCTGTGATGCCTCCGTACTTTCCTTCGCCCTGTACTACCTGGGCCTAAAGAAATTTCTCCATACCCTAGCCTATATGCTAGTTTATACCTTGGTCATTAAGGTGATCCTAGAAAATCTTGATTCCTCGCGCGCAGTAACCATCATCTCATCCCAGGCACGCGTGATCATACAAGAAATAAAAAACGGAAAACTCAATCATGGCGCCACCGTATTGAAAGGACAAGGCTCCTATACCCATCAGCAACGTGATATTATCTATACGGTAGTACCCACCCATGAGCTAAAAACCCTCCGTACTCTCGTGGGGGATACCGATCCCACAGCTCTTGTTATAGTGGGAAGCGTACGTAAGGTTTTGGGTATAAAATTTCCCCCACTGAAAAATCATAGCCCCCAGGAAACCCCTCCAGAAACCACGTCCACCCCAGACCCATCCGTACGCTCCACCCTTTCTTAG
- the ltrA gene encoding group II intron reverse transcriptase/maturase has protein sequence MPACFREVQQLGWKLPEEETGMKQATSDQNPDRYNIQQKEVLKAWHQVMSNDGGPGVDQQTITAFAYDLRSNLYVIWNQLCAGSYFPSKVRRVWIPKSCGGKRPLGIPTVADRVAQTVIKNRLEPLLETHFHGDSYGCRPKRSAHQALRVTRERCWEYDWGIDLDIVGFFDNIPHHLILRALEHVGADKVTLLYCKRWLKAPVLLPDGTSEERVKGTPQGGVVSPLLANLFLHYAFDQWIETEHPDIRFARYVDDIIVHCRNKAQAEHLLSEIRQRLAECGLELHPEKTKIFYCEDDRRNGNHDVVAFDFLGYAFKAREVRSRRTGVRFVGFVPAISQKSKSKIARQVGKLGIPSRVGIDLEEIANLLHAKLMGWLTYYGAFYPSAIRSFLRDHIDQVLARWATKKYKKLNNWKKALRWVRYIRGKYRRLFVHWHLNRTRS, from the coding sequence TTGCCTGCATGTTTCAGAGAAGTACAGCAACTTGGATGGAAATTACCGGAAGAGGAGACTGGTATGAAGCAAGCAACATCGGACCAAAATCCAGACAGATACAATATACAGCAGAAAGAGGTACTGAAGGCGTGGCATCAGGTAATGTCTAACGATGGAGGTCCTGGAGTGGATCAGCAGACGATTACCGCATTCGCATACGATCTGAGAAGTAATTTGTATGTGATATGGAATCAACTCTGCGCAGGATCCTACTTCCCCTCCAAGGTTAGGCGTGTGTGGATTCCCAAGTCATGCGGTGGAAAAAGGCCACTTGGCATACCCACGGTAGCAGACCGGGTAGCCCAGACGGTAATAAAGAATCGGCTTGAGCCTCTCCTAGAGACCCACTTTCATGGAGATTCCTATGGATGTCGCCCCAAGAGATCAGCGCATCAGGCGTTACGTGTAACCCGTGAGCGCTGTTGGGAGTACGACTGGGGAATCGACCTCGACATAGTGGGCTTCTTTGACAACATTCCGCATCACCTCATTTTGAGGGCCCTTGAGCACGTTGGGGCGGATAAAGTAACGTTACTCTATTGCAAGAGGTGGCTTAAGGCACCGGTATTATTACCTGATGGGACGAGCGAGGAAAGGGTTAAGGGCACGCCGCAAGGTGGAGTCGTAAGTCCCCTCCTGGCCAATCTGTTCCTGCACTACGCTTTTGATCAATGGATAGAAACGGAGCACCCCGATATACGTTTTGCGAGGTATGTAGATGATATTATCGTCCACTGCCGGAACAAAGCGCAAGCTGAACATCTTCTTTCAGAAATTCGGCAAAGATTGGCAGAGTGCGGGCTGGAACTGCATCCGGAGAAGACCAAAATCTTCTACTGTGAAGATGATAGGCGGAACGGGAATCATGATGTTGTTGCCTTTGATTTTCTAGGGTACGCATTCAAGGCCCGTGAGGTCAGAAGTCGTCGTACAGGGGTGAGATTTGTGGGTTTCGTACCAGCCATAAGCCAAAAATCTAAAAGCAAGATAGCTAGGCAAGTTGGGAAGCTGGGCATCCCAAGTAGAGTGGGCATAGATCTGGAGGAGATAGCAAACCTTCTCCATGCCAAACTCATGGGATGGCTTACCTATTATGGCGCCTTCTACCCTTCGGCCATTAGGAGTTTCTTGCGTGACCACATCGACCAAGTTCTGGCTCGATGGGCCACGAAGAAATACAAAAAGCTGAACAATTGGAAAAAGGCCCTGAGATGGGTTCGATATATACGGGGAAAGTACCGAAGGCTGTTTGTACACTGGCATCTGAATAGGACAAGATCCTAA
- a CDS encoding transposase, with protein MRKKKPNLSEQPWEDHEGIGAEEKSRLLMLQTLATTVYGFPNEEKSSRTRVIDHHVSILCCFVMAIWNLQSERELINIINGNKMIRDIIGITKGFSRSLYDKNIKKCIAKNGETIIFNLLELLSEEDQKVILSEIKEKYLFLDQVIVSTSRRAKDTATLRNYKGFHRGIGVTVVATMDGRIPLVLAMGPANLGEVEASCLLIPEISTLGCRGLVADSAYDVHDLFELCKQHGLKLLAGYNKRRAKTPNSITSPLRKENFYRLQTKGCKELMKKRSSGEHCFTILKHTMGLDKHRPTSYNQAFMLIVSYMMTICFDSMIQKKNNINIRKSPGRRFYQQIS; from the coding sequence GTGAGGAAAAAGAAACCCAATCTTTCAGAACAGCCTTGGGAAGATCATGAGGGCATAGGGGCAGAAGAAAAAAGCCGACTGCTTATGCTGCAGACATTAGCTACCACGGTCTACGGTTTCCCGAATGAGGAGAAGTCAAGCCGTACCCGTGTGATCGATCACCATGTGTCGATATTGTGCTGTTTCGTTATGGCTATCTGGAATTTACAAAGTGAAAGGGAATTAATAAATATTATAAATGGAAATAAAATGATAAGAGATATTATAGGGATTACGAAAGGGTTTAGTCGATCATTATATGATAAAAACATTAAAAAATGTATTGCAAAAAACGGAGAAACAATAATTTTTAACCTATTAGAACTTCTTAGTGAAGAAGATCAGAAGGTTATATTGTCGGAAATAAAGGAAAAATATCTTTTCTTGGATCAAGTGATTGTGTCGACAAGCAGACGGGCGAAAGATACGGCCACCCTTCGGAACTATAAGGGCTTTCACAGGGGAATAGGAGTAACCGTGGTGGCAACCATGGACGGCAGAATACCGTTGGTATTGGCCATGGGCCCCGCAAATTTAGGCGAGGTTGAAGCGTCCTGTTTACTGATCCCCGAGATATCAACCTTAGGATGTAGGGGCCTAGTAGCAGACAGTGCTTACGACGTACATGATCTGTTCGAATTATGTAAACAACACGGTTTGAAATTACTGGCTGGATATAATAAGAGAAGAGCCAAAACACCGAACTCCATCACCAGTCCACTGCGAAAGGAGAATTTTTATCGACTACAAACAAAGGGATGTAAGGAGTTAATGAAAAAACGTTCATCAGGAGAGCATTGTTTCACAATACTAAAGCATACAATGGGGCTAGATAAACATAGACCAACGTCATATAATCAGGCATTCATGCTAATTGTCTCATATATGATGACTATATGTTTTGATAGTATGATTCAGAAAAAGAATAACATAAACATAAGAAAGTCCCCGGGTAGACGTTTTTACCAGCAGATTTCCTGA
- a CDS encoding YitT family protein → MTANAEKKPLLPMLKAEWRGLVDDVKKLSEARTWLYLIRHFTILSFALLLVGIAVNFFFKPAKIASGGFTGIAMLVNYVWPNGLSIAKITTLLNVPFLLIGLPLLGRRFILHSLTGIAALYAAVEWTSFLRDLHQYHVSDPWLAVVFGGGFLGLGVGIAFKIGGNTAGVDLVALINRYFTNMKLGYTLLFVDSSVVLASFYILYKQYGSLHNGFYTLVEIFIYSTVARLVLEGVSVSQTVTIISRQAHLITTQVQKEMGRGVTILNGRGAYTGDEREVLYVALSPRELPLLQKIVNQADPQAFMVVQNVRDISGKGFTMEEPKAPAPPSKPHKQSA, encoded by the coding sequence ATGACTGCAAATGCAGAGAAAAAGCCCCTCCTGCCCATGCTAAAGGCGGAATGGCGAGGTTTGGTTGATGATGTCAAAAAACTATCTGAAGCCAGGACTTGGTTATACCTCATCCGCCACTTTACCATCCTCTCTTTCGCTCTCCTCCTGGTTGGTATCGCCGTCAACTTTTTCTTCAAGCCCGCCAAAATAGCCAGCGGTGGTTTTACCGGCATCGCTATGCTCGTCAACTACGTATGGCCCAATGGATTGAGCATCGCCAAAATTACCACCCTTCTTAACGTCCCCTTTCTCCTCATAGGATTACCGCTCCTGGGTCGTCGTTTTATTCTCCACTCTCTCACCGGTATCGCTGCATTGTATGCAGCAGTAGAATGGACCTCCTTCCTGAGAGACCTCCATCAATACCATGTCAGCGACCCGTGGCTTGCTGTTGTCTTTGGTGGGGGTTTCCTCGGTCTAGGGGTCGGAATCGCTTTTAAGATCGGTGGTAATACCGCCGGGGTCGATTTGGTGGCCCTCATCAACCGTTACTTCACAAACATGAAACTGGGGTACACACTCCTCTTTGTCGACTCCTCCGTTGTCCTCGCCTCTTTTTACATCCTCTACAAACAATATGGATCCCTGCATAATGGTTTCTACACCTTAGTTGAGATTTTCATTTACTCCACCGTGGCACGTTTGGTTCTAGAGGGCGTCAGCGTATCCCAAACAGTGACCATTATCTCCCGACAAGCCCACCTAATCACGACCCAGGTCCAAAAAGAAATGGGGCGTGGTGTAACTATACTGAATGGACGCGGGGCTTATACAGGCGACGAAAGGGAAGTTCTATACGTGGCCCTGTCCCCACGTGAGCTGCCACTGCTGCAAAAGATTGTCAACCAAGCAGACCCACAGGCCTTCATGGTAGTGCAAAATGTCCGCGATATCTCGGGCAAAGGGTTCACAATGGAAGAACCGAAGGCACCGGCACCGCCCTCTAAACCCCACAAACAGTCAGCATAG
- the ltrA gene encoding group II intron reverse transcriptase/maturase, whose amino-acid sequence MDQATSDRNPSRGDIKKQEVLDAWFQVKHNGGTYGIDKVSIAKFETKIKQNLYKIWNRMNAGSYFPPKVRRVEIPKPDGGKRPLGIPTIGDRIAQTVVRNRLEPLLEPRFVSDSYGCRPGKSALEAVDKNRRRCWKYAWGIDLDIKGFFDNIPHDLLIRALEHCGIDKRMLRYCERWLKAPVQLPDGTIEERTKGTPQGGVISPLLANLFLHYALDRWLQEHHPDIEFERYVDDVILHCENQAQAENLLKELQQRMAQCGLELHPRKTKIFYCKDGWKTGKHKGTSFDFLGFTFCPRQAVTRVGRRRFLGYNPAISRKSRKKIAKRGKEIRKHVRPDMELHEVAEMSNPILRG is encoded by the coding sequence TTGGATCAGGCAACATCAGATCGTAACCCGTCCAGGGGCGATATCAAAAAGCAGGAGGTACTAGATGCATGGTTCCAGGTTAAGCACAATGGTGGAACATATGGGATAGATAAGGTATCTATTGCCAAATTTGAAACCAAGATAAAGCAAAACCTATACAAGATATGGAACCGAATGAATGCAGGGTCTTATTTCCCGCCCAAGGTCCGAAGGGTGGAAATCCCGAAGCCAGACGGTGGGAAGAGACCTCTCGGAATACCCACAATAGGAGATAGGATAGCCCAGACGGTAGTTAGGAACCGACTCGAACCCCTTCTGGAACCACGCTTTGTTTCCGATTCTTACGGATGTCGCCCGGGGAAATCTGCCTTGGAGGCGGTAGATAAGAATAGGAGACGCTGCTGGAAATATGCCTGGGGGATTGATCTTGACATAAAGGGATTCTTTGACAATATACCGCATGACCTGCTCATCAGAGCATTGGAGCATTGTGGCATTGATAAAAGAATGCTCCGTTATTGTGAGAGATGGCTAAAAGCCCCGGTGCAACTACCCGATGGAACTATCGAAGAAAGGACTAAGGGCACACCACAAGGGGGTGTAATAAGTCCCCTACTGGCCAATTTGTTCCTGCACTATGCCCTAGATCGATGGTTGCAGGAACATCATCCAGATATTGAGTTTGAAAGATATGTGGATGACGTGATCCTTCATTGTGAAAATCAAGCCCAAGCTGAAAATCTTCTGAAAGAATTGCAACAGAGAATGGCTCAGTGTGGTTTGGAGCTGCATCCGAGAAAAACCAAAATCTTCTACTGCAAGGACGGCTGGAAGACGGGGAAGCACAAAGGAACATCCTTTGACTTCCTGGGGTTCACGTTTTGCCCGCGTCAGGCCGTAACCCGCGTGGGGAGAAGAAGGTTTCTGGGATACAATCCAGCCATCAGCCGAAAATCGAGGAAGAAGATAGCGAAACGGGGGAAGGAAATAAGAAAACACGTGAGGCCAGACATGGAATTGCATGAGGTGGCGGAAATGTCCAATCCCATATTGAGGGGCTAG